Proteins encoded together in one Chloroflexota bacterium window:
- a CDS encoding GNAT family protein, which yields MSTNPQSESPEATSPIYNIVGDKVALGPLRKDLVPLYTRWFNDFTTLRMLGPMPRPLTLEQEEQWYERANTRGDAVVQFTIYEKNSGRPIGTTGLHDIDYRNRTALFGITIGEPDARGKGYGTEATQLMLDFAFTVQGLHNVILHVHEYNLAGIRAYTKAGFTEFGRRRESHFMGGKYWDLIHMECLATEWGPSPVLAEVFKPDAPR from the coding sequence ATGAGCACAAATCCACAGAGTGAGTCGCCCGAAGCCACATCGCCAATCTACAACATCGTGGGCGACAAAGTGGCGCTCGGCCCGCTGCGCAAAGACCTGGTCCCGCTGTACACGCGTTGGTTCAATGACTTTACTACTTTGCGTATGTTGGGTCCCATGCCCCGGCCGCTCACCTTAGAACAAGAAGAGCAATGGTACGAACGCGCCAACACGCGTGGCGATGCAGTCGTACAGTTTACGATTTATGAAAAGAACTCCGGACGGCCTATCGGCACTACCGGTCTCCACGACATTGACTATCGTAACCGCACCGCCTTATTCGGCATCACCATCGGCGAACCGGACGCGCGGGGCAAGGGCTACGGCACGGAAGCAACGCAACTCATGCTCGACTTTGCGTTCACCGTGCAAGGTCTGCATAACGTGATATTACACGTCCACGAGTACAACCTCGCCGGCATCCGTGCCTACACGAAAGCCGGCTTCACGGAGTTTGGCCGCCGCCGCGAGAGTCACTTCATGGGCGGCAAGTATTGGGACCTGATCCACATGGAGTGCCTGGCCACGGAGTGGGGACCCAGTCCGGTGCTGGCCGAGGTCTTCAAGCCGGATGCGCCGCGGTAG
- a CDS encoding sugar phosphate isomerase/epimerase codes for MKIGTRTGSIGAEGEDALPVAAELGFAGVEFSISARDPVGNILAQQSGWDVLKRQAAETGVAVCSLCVGNLGVMLTGDSDARRQGIQVATNAIAAAAALDARLILCAMDAPPEQPYDESFDRWVDGFSEIMPAAERAGVTMAPESVGRTHPQSVERFRRLVAAIDSPQIGVYFDVGNAHTQGFDSAADLRALGDLVSQIHTKEPDSIPLMGTGPLDWDAIFAAIDAIGYDGWLVLETATGDDAHASAVYNREFLEKRLGLA; via the coding sequence ATGAAAATCGGCACACGCACGGGCTCGATTGGCGCTGAAGGCGAGGACGCCCTGCCGGTAGCCGCGGAACTGGGCTTCGCAGGCGTCGAATTCTCCATCAGTGCCCGCGACCCGGTGGGAAACATACTTGCGCAGCAGTCCGGCTGGGACGTGCTCAAGCGCCAGGCGGCCGAGACAGGCGTAGCGGTCTGCTCGCTGTGCGTCGGCAATCTGGGAGTGATGTTGACGGGGGATAGCGACGCCCGCCGGCAGGGCATTCAGGTGGCGACAAACGCCATTGCGGCTGCTGCGGCACTCGATGCCCGGCTGATCCTCTGCGCCATGGACGCGCCGCCGGAACAGCCCTACGACGAGTCGTTCGACCGCTGGGTGGACGGTTTCAGCGAGATCATGCCCGCGGCGGAACGCGCCGGCGTCACAATGGCGCCGGAGAGCGTGGGTCGGACGCATCCGCAGTCGGTGGAACGTTTTCGCCGCCTGGTTGCCGCCATCGATTCACCGCAAATTGGGGTTTACTTCGATGTCGGCAACGCCCATACGCAGGGATTTGACTCCGCTGCGGATCTGCGGGCACTTGGCGACCTTGTGAGCCAGATCCACACAAAGGAACCGGACAGCATTCCCCTCATGGGCACCGGCCCGCTGGACTGGGACGCCATCTTTGCGGCAATTGACGCTATCGGCTACGACGGTTGGCTGGTGTTGGAAACCGCTACGGGGGACGACGCGCATGCTTCGGCAGTGTATAATCGCGAGTTCTTGGAGAAGCGTCTTGGGCTGGCGTAG
- a CDS encoding Gfo/Idh/MocA family oxidoreductase, with amino-acid sequence MAVRIGIIGVGGRSVREMHDLIQIPDAEIVGLCDIDEPRCAGAVESINGSLPDGASPIQPGIFTDHRAMLDAVELDAVYISLPTFAHGQIDHDVIAAGKAVLIEKPIALELSVAKEIAAHIAEKGVVNSVGYQMRYAPSVGQTCALLEGVPIGMVIAVRWGGLPGTPWWRVQEQSGGMLIEQHTHGIDLVRYFVGEPDTIYAAGDTVLLTDTPNLNIFDVNAATVRFKNRAVGMIGNSPAAHAGIPPNVTNVLHILAKDLTVTAGFDSTTYWRPGEQPETITSDQDSNLLLNQAFVNAVANNTQNGILSPYDDALRSFAFTYAGQKSAELRREVQITDDLEVVAQ; translated from the coding sequence GTGGCAGTGAGAATTGGCATCATTGGCGTTGGCGGGCGGTCCGTGCGCGAGATGCACGACCTGATTCAGATACCTGATGCGGAGATTGTTGGCTTGTGCGACATCGATGAGCCGCGGTGCGCGGGAGCTGTGGAGTCAATCAATGGCTCCTTGCCGGATGGCGCCAGCCCCATACAACCGGGCATTTTTACCGATCATCGGGCGATGCTCGATGCGGTGGAGTTGGACGCGGTCTACATTTCATTGCCCACCTTTGCGCACGGCCAGATCGACCACGACGTGATCGCGGCCGGTAAGGCGGTATTGATCGAAAAGCCCATCGCTCTCGAGCTTTCCGTAGCTAAGGAGATAGCGGCCCACATTGCCGAAAAAGGGGTAGTGAACTCGGTCGGCTATCAGATGCGGTACGCGCCTTCGGTCGGGCAGACTTGCGCGTTGTTGGAAGGCGTGCCCATTGGCATGGTGATTGCAGTACGTTGGGGCGGCTTGCCGGGCACGCCGTGGTGGCGGGTGCAGGAGCAGTCCGGCGGTATGCTCATCGAACAGCATACGCACGGCATAGACCTGGTGCGCTACTTCGTGGGTGAGCCGGACACTATCTACGCCGCTGGTGACACGGTGCTGCTCACGGATACGCCGAATTTGAACATTTTCGACGTCAATGCGGCCACCGTGCGTTTCAAGAATCGCGCGGTGGGCATGATCGGCAACTCGCCTGCGGCCCATGCCGGCATTCCACCGAACGTCACCAATGTGCTGCACATACTCGCCAAAGACCTCACGGTGACGGCAGGATTCGATAGCACGACGTACTGGCGTCCCGGCGAGCAGCCGGAGACTATCACGTCCGATCAGGACTCAAATCTCTTGCTCAACCAGGCGTTTGTCAACGCGGTCGCCAATAACACGCAGAATGGTATTCTGTCGCCCTACGACGATGCACTGCGCTCGTTCGCGTTCACCTATGCCGGCCAGAAGTCGGCGGAGCTGCGGCGCGAAGTGCAGATCACCGATGACCTTGAGGTGGTAGCGCAATGA
- a CDS encoding GNAT family protein gives MKTKPQLQPPEATPVLNMVGEKVALGPLRKDLVPTYTRWYNNFYTLRTLGATPLPLTLEQDERQHERLIANAKTDISFTIYERCGSRPIGNAGLLDVDYRNRTAELALAIAEPDARGKGYGTEATQLVVDYAFTALGLHNVMLTVFEYNLAGIRVYNKTGFKEFGRRRESVFMGGKLWDMILMDCLSSEWGPSPVLAQVFKPDETRPSREE, from the coding sequence ATGAAAACGAAGCCACAGTTACAGCCACCGGAAGCAACGCCGGTCTTGAACATGGTGGGTGAGAAGGTCGCGCTGGGACCATTGCGCAAGGACCTGGTGCCAACCTACACCCGGTGGTACAACAACTTCTACACACTGCGCACGCTCGGCGCGACGCCGCTGCCGCTAACCTTGGAGCAGGATGAACGGCAGCATGAACGCCTGATAGCGAATGCCAAAACCGACATCTCGTTCACGATTTACGAGCGATGCGGCTCCCGTCCCATCGGCAATGCGGGTCTCCTCGATGTTGACTATCGCAACCGCACGGCTGAGCTCGCCCTCGCCATTGCTGAACCGGACGCGCGCGGCAAGGGCTATGGCACGGAAGCAACGCAACTCGTGGTCGACTATGCGTTTACGGCACTGGGCTTGCACAACGTGATGCTCACGGTGTTCGAGTACAATCTTGCCGGCATCCGTGTTTACAATAAGACCGGCTTCAAGGAGTTTGGCCGCCGGCGCGAGAGTGTCTTCATGGGCGGCAAGCTCTGGGATATGATTCTCATGGACTGCTTGTCATCTGAGTGGGGACCGAGCCCCGTGCTGGCACAGGTCTTCAAGCCGGATGAGACGCGACCGTCTCGCGAGGAATAG
- a CDS encoding dihydrodipicolinate synthase family protein — MQLTGIYPPLATPFVNQELALDLLAENVRQLAPSGLKGFVALGSNGELPALTESEKLHVLETVVSSALEDSQVIVGVGYESTRQALAFITAAAARGAHAALVLPPSYYKSALTPDVLRDYYATVADSADLPLLIYNMPANTGINLGPDVVVPLAQHPRIIGLKDSSGNIVQITEIIRQTQDEEFAVMAGSASFLFTSLCVGAAGGVAALANLAPRECVQIFNHFQRGEINEARALQFRLMAPNAAVTTRFGVAGLKAAMTLCGYHGGEPRHPLIPLPNVAHEAVRAILAEAYLLPKDESRYADTAASA, encoded by the coding sequence ATGCAATTGACCGGCATCTATCCACCGCTTGCCACGCCTTTCGTGAATCAAGAACTCGCGTTGGACCTCCTTGCGGAGAACGTCAGGCAACTCGCCCCCTCCGGTCTAAAGGGCTTCGTTGCGCTTGGTTCCAACGGCGAATTGCCCGCGCTTACGGAGAGCGAAAAGCTGCACGTGCTTGAGACCGTAGTATCGAGTGCCCTTGAGGACTCCCAAGTAATCGTTGGCGTGGGTTACGAGTCGACAAGGCAAGCGTTGGCCTTCATAACTGCGGCGGCTGCGCGCGGCGCCCACGCCGCTTTGGTGCTGCCGCCTTCCTACTATAAGTCTGCGCTGACTCCGGACGTACTGCGCGATTATTACGCAACGGTGGCGGATTCAGCCGACCTGCCGCTTCTGATCTACAACATGCCCGCCAATACCGGCATCAACCTGGGCCCCGATGTGGTCGTGCCCCTGGCGCAGCACCCGCGCATCATCGGCTTGAAGGACAGCTCCGGCAACATCGTGCAGATCACCGAGATTATCCGGCAGACTCAAGACGAGGAATTCGCGGTCATGGCAGGATCAGCGAGCTTTCTTTTCACGTCACTTTGTGTGGGCGCAGCCGGCGGCGTGGCCGCGCTGGCGAACCTGGCGCCGCGCGAGTGCGTGCAGATCTTCAATCACTTCCAGCGCGGGGAGATCAATGAGGCGCGCGCACTTCAATTCCGGCTCATGGCGCCGAACGCCGCGGTTACGACCCGCTTTGGCGTTGCCGGCCTCAAAGCGGCAATGACCCTCTGCGGCTACCACGGCGGCGAACCACGCCACCCCCTCATACCGTTGCCGAACGTAGCGCATGAAGCAGTGCGCGCCATCCTTGCAGAGGCTTACTTGCTGCCCAAAGATGAGTCGCGGTACGCGGATACAGCTGCGTCTGCTTGA